A region from the Etheostoma spectabile isolate EspeVRDwgs_2016 chromosome 9, UIUC_Espe_1.0, whole genome shotgun sequence genome encodes:
- the dda1 gene encoding DET1- and DDB1-associated protein 1 — protein MEKADFLKGLPVYNKSNFSRFHADSVCKASNRRPSVYLPTQEYPSEQIIVTEKTNILLRYLHQQWDKKNAAKKREQEQGEGDSPAPPRKIARTDSQEMNEDS, from the exons ATGGAGAAG GCTGATTTCTTGAAAGGACTACCCGTCTACAATAAGAGCAACTTCAGCAGGTTTCATGCAGACTCCGTTTGTAAAGCATCT AATCGGAGGCCTTCTGTGTACCTTCCAACACAAGAATACCCCTCTGAACAGA TTATTGTAACAGAGAAAACCAACATTCTCTTGCGTTACCTCCATCAGCAGTGGGACAAAAAG AATGCAGCAAAGAAAAGGGAACAAGAACAAGGTGAGGGTGACAGTCCGGCACCCCCAAGGAAGATTGCACGGACAGATAGCCAAGAGATGAATGAGGActcataa
- the abhd8b gene encoding protein ABHD8, with protein sequence MLTNFIEGLLCCLTSKSSNVVVPVETSELADGYEFVEVKPGRILRVRHIIPDRQVVEEPTGPGGSISCKRKITVYRNGQLFIENLGDRASAELKNCQNGETDLNSTVEVELTDCGNSSPPASIPEARSKSVTAGTDGSAETGVGREVPAAGQTGQSQQLRKRRRKPKRTVVIDCERKISACKGTHADVALFFIHGVGGSLDIWGSQLDYFSKLGYEVITPDLAGHGASSAPQIVAAYTFYALAEDMRLIFKRYARKRNILIGHSYGVSFCTFLAHEYPEQVHKMVMINGGGPTALEPSLCSIFNLPTCVLHCLSPLLAWSFLKAGFARQGAKEKQLLKDNNAFNVSSFVLRAMMSGQYWPEGDEVYHAELTVPILLVHGMHDKFVPIEEDQRMAEILLMGFLKVLEDGSHMVMMECPEAVNTLLHEFILWEPATPQPPKKESKTRPETAKVQSDNTKATSDPSQARPATARQTSSNSNTAEKPDSKAKK encoded by the exons ATGCTGACCAACTTCATAGAGGGTCTTCTCTGCTGCCTGACCTCGAAGTCGTCCAATGTTGTTGTCCCTGTAGAAACCTCAGAACTTGCTGATGGCTATGAGTTTGTGGAGGTGAAACCAGGCCGCATCCTGCGGGTTCGACATATTATCCCTGACCGGCAGGTGGTGGAGGAACCCACTGGGCCGGGTGGGAGCATCAGCTGCAAACGAAAGATCACAGTATATCGTAACGGACAGCTATTTATTGAGAACTTGGGTGACAGGGCGAGTGCAGAGCTGAAAAACTGCCAGAATGGGGAGACAGACCTAAACAGCACTGTAGAGGTTGAACTGACAGACTGTGGTAACTCTTCACCGCCCGCCAGCATCCCTGAGGCCAGGTCTAAGTCTGTCACAGCTGGAACAGACGGGTCAGCTGAAACAGGAGTAGGAAGAGAGGTACCTGCTGCTGGACAGACTGGCCAGTCGCAGCAACTCAGGAAGCGCAGGCGGAAGCCCAAGCGCACTGTGGTGATCGACTGTGAGAGGAAGATATCAGCCTGTAAAGGGACACATGCAGACGTGGCTCTGTTCTTCATCCATGGTGTAGGAGGCTCACTGGACATATGGGGAAGCCAGTTGGACTACTTTTCCAAGCTGGGCTATGAGGTGATCACCCCAGACCTGGCAGGCCATGGAGCCAGCTCAGCACCACAAATAGTTGCTGCATACACTTTTTATGCCCTGGCTGAGGATATGAGACTAATCTTCAAGAGATATGCACGGAAGAGGAATATTCTCATAGGACATTCATATGG TGTGTCATTCTGTACCTTCCTGGCCCACGAGTATCCGGAACAGGTCCACAAGATGGTAATGATCAACGGAGGTGGTCCCACAGCTCTGGAGCCAAGCCTCTGCTCTATCTTCAACCTGCCCACCTGTGTGCTTCACTGCCTCTCGCCGCTGCTTGCCTGGAGCTTTCTTAA GGCTGGCTTTGCTCGGCAGGGTGCCAAGGAGAAGCAGCTGCTGAAAGATAACAACGCCTTCAATGTGTCGTCCTTTGTGCTGCGCGCCATGATGAGCGGGCAGTACTGGCCCGAGGGGGATGAAGTCTACCATGCTGAACTCACAGTGCCCATCCTGCTGGTTCACGGCATGCACGACAAGTTTGTCCCCATCGAGGAAGACCAGCGCATGGCGGAG ATCCTCCTAATGGGCTTCCTAAAGGTCCTGGAAGATGGCAGTCATATGGTCATGATGGAGTGTCCCGAGGCTGTCAACACACTTCTGCATGAGTTCATCCTCTGGGAGCCGGCCACCCCTCAACCGCCAAAGAAAGAGTCCAAAACACGTCCAGAAACTGCCAAAGTCCAATCTGACAACACCAAGGCAACATCTGACCCTTCCCAGGCCCGACCTGCAACTGCAAGGCAGACCTCATCAAACAGCAACACAGCAGAGAAACCAGACAGCAAGGCCAAGAAATGA
- the ptprc gene encoding receptor-type tyrosine-protein phosphatase C, translating into MALNAVSAFNGRFHSKPFIQSVTTSYNDRALIGFLVFLIIAVSVALLLVVYKIYILKRTKSQDLGENMMLISTTNDEENLLPVEPIAAELLLEAYKRKLADEGRLFLHEFQSIPRIFSRYNVKEAKKPCNVPKNRYVDILPYDHNRVQLTTGNGETGSDYINASFIDGYKESKKYIAAQGPKDETVSDFWRMVWEQQSSIIVMVTRCEEGNRVKCAQYWPSPDRETEIFSEFIVKLNSEDRCPDYTIRHLSLTNKREKNSEREVTHIQFMSWPDHGVPGEPHLLLKLRRRVNAFKNFFSGPIVVHCSAGVGRTGTYIGIDAMMEGLEAEGRVDIYGYVVRLRRQRCLMVQVEAQYILIHQALLEHNQFGETEFGVSELHSTLSTLKQKNPGNEPTLMQDEFERLPSYKNWRTFNTGITEENKKKNRFSSVIPYDYNRVLLKVDEGRSHDSDPDEEDEDDSSDEEDEDSGQYINASHIDGYWGPRTLIAAQTPLPDTMADFWLMVYQKKASTIVMLSDCKEGDQESDCVYWDKDKKTFGDFEVEVASTDSSPTFITRNMLIRHVKRKESRPVKHFQFLKWASSELPQNPQDLTDMIKDIKHSRGSKSQRSMPIVVHCNDGSSCSGIFCALWNLLDSAETEKLVDVFQVAKTLRKERQGMISRLEQYQFLYDALEGVFPFQNGEVKAVQASAADSVQVVNETKAAEQPTEEKAKQPASTTTNDQQGETESDHLVADGGKEALKEEPEKVSTETTPLEDTSNSTTVTVEV; encoded by the exons ATGGCGTTGAATGCG gtGTCTGCTTTCAATGGACGTTTTCACAGCAAACCCTTCATACAATCTGTTACCACTTCCT ATAATGACCGAGCTCTCATTGGGTTTCTGGTCTTCCTCATCATCGCCGTGTCTGTGGCTCTGCTTTTGGTCGTCTACAAGATTTACATTCTGAAGCGCACAAAGTCGCA AGACCTGGGTGAAAACATGATGCTTATCTCAACAACAA ATGATGAGGAGAACCTGCTGCCTGTCGAGCCAATTGCAGCAGAGTTACTGCTGGAAGCCTACAAGAGGAAGCTCGCAGATGAGGGAAGACTTTTCCTGCATGAGTTTCAG AGCATCCCCAGAATCTTCTCAAGGTACAATGTGAAAGAGGCCAAAAAGCCCTGCAATGTCCCCAAGAACCGCTACGTGGACATCCTGCCAT ATGATCATAACCGCGTCCAGCTGACCACCGGAAATGGAGAGACAGGATCTGATTACATCAATGCCAGCTTCATTGAT GGGTACAAGGAATCCAAAAAGTACATTGCAGCTCAAG GTCCGAAGGACGAGACTGTGAGTGACTTCTGGAGGATGGTCTGGGAGCAGCAGTCATCGATCATTGTAATGGTAACACGCTGTGAAGAGGGAAATAGG GTCAAGTGTGCGCAGTACTGGCCGTCTCCAGACCGGGAGACAGAGATCTTTTCGGAGTTTATAGTGAAGCTGAACTCAGAGGACCGCTGTCCAGATTACACCATCCGCCATCTCAGCCTGACTAAT aAGAGGGAGAAGAACTCAGAGAGGGAGGTGACCCACATCCAGTTCATGAGTTGGCCGGACCACGGCGTCCCAGGGGAGCCACATCTGCTCCTGAAACTGAGGCGGCGTGTCAATGCTTTCAAGAATTTCTTTAGCGGTCCCATCGTCGTTCACTGCAG CGCGGGAGTCGGCAGGACAGGTACCTACATTGGCATCGATGCCATGATGGAGGGTCTAGAGGCGGAGGGCAGAGTGGACATCTACGGTTACGTAGTCCGACTACGCAGACAGAGGTGTCTCATGGTTCAAGTAGAG GCCCAGTACATCCTGATTCACCAGGCGCTGCTGGAGCACAATCAGTTTGGAGAGACTGAGTTCGGTGTATCTGAGCTCCACAGCACACTGAGCACGCTCAAACAGAAGAACCCGGGCAATGAACCCACCTTGATGCAGGATGAGTTTGAG AGACTCCCATCCTATAAAAACTGGAGGACATTCAACACAGGGATCACAGAAgagaacaagaagaaaaatcgCTTTTCATCTGTCATCCCTT ATGACTACAACCGAGTGTTGCTGAAGGTAGATGAAGGACGCAGTCATGATAGTGACCCTGACGAGGAAGACGAGGACGATTCATcagatgaggaggatgaggactCCGGTCAATACATCAATGCCTCCCACATTGAT GGATACTGGGGCCCACGCACCTTAATCGCAGCACAGACTCCGCTGCCAGACACCATGGCGGACTTCTGGTTGATGGTTTACCAGAAGAAAGCATCTACTATTGTAATGCTCTCAGACTGCAAAGAGGGAGATCAG GAGTCTGACTGTGTCTACTGGGATAAAGACAAGAAAACATTTGGAGATTTTGAGGTGGAGGTGGCAAGCACGGACAGCTCCCCAACTTTCATTACCCGTAACATGCTGATCCGTCATGTCAAG agaaaagagagtCGGCCAGTGAAACATTTCCAGTTCCTGAAGTGGGCGAGTAGCGAGCTTCCGCAGAATCCCCAAGATCTCACGGACATGATCAAGGACATAAAACACAGTCGTGGCAGCAAATCACAGAGGAGCATGCCCATCGTGGTCCACTGCAA TGATGGCTCATCCTGCTCAGGGATTTTCTGTGCTCTGTGGAACCTGCTGGACAGCGCTGAGACTGAGAAGCTGGTGGATGTTTTCCAGGTGGCCAAAACCTTACGCAAGGAAAGACAAGGGATGATTTCCCGCCtg GAGCAGTACCAGTTCTTGTACGACGCCCTGGAGGGAGTCTTTCCTTTCCAGAATGGGGAAGTGAAAGCAGTACAGGCCTCTGCAGCTGACTCTGTCCAGGTTGTCAATGAAACCAAAGCAGCAGAGCAGCCAACAGAGGAAAAAGCTAAGCAGCCAGCCAGCACTACCACCAATGaccagcagggggagacagagagcgaTCATCTTGTGGCTGATGGAGGGAAGGAAGCCTTAAAAGAGGAGCCCGAAAAAGTTTCCACAGAGACAACACCACTAGAGGACACCAGCAACAGTACCACTGTCACTGTGGAGGTCTGA